A genomic segment from Synergistes jonesii encodes:
- a CDS encoding type II toxin-antitoxin system HicB family antitoxin gives MNKKDMYAFPAVLTIDHEDNDAVLVSFPDLDNCFADGNDFADALEEAREALGNVLYWMEKDGQPIPEPSDIRTIEVHNDSIKTLVAVDMIEFRRAWDTRSVNRTVTLPAWLDEMAKKEQVNFSQALQQALKNKLGIDQSHTPQMV, from the coding sequence ATGAATAAAAAAGACATGTATGCGTTCCCGGCAGTCTTGACCATCGACCACGAGGACAACGACGCTGTGCTCGTGTCTTTCCCAGACCTTGATAATTGCTTTGCGGACGGTAATGATTTTGCCGATGCGTTGGAAGAGGCGCGCGAGGCGTTAGGTAATGTGTTGTATTGGATGGAGAAGGACGGGCAGCCCATACCCGAGCCGTCCGACATTAGAACAATAGAAGTGCACAACGACTCTATAAAAACTTTAGTAGCTGTAGATATGATAGAGTTCCGTAGGGCATGGGATACACGCAGCGTAAATCGCACAGTAACTCTTCCCGCATGGCTTGACGAGATGGCGAAAAAGGAACAGGTCAATTTTTCACAGGCGCTTCAGCAGGCGTTGAAGAATAAGCTTGGTATAGATCAGTCGCATACGCCCCAAATGGTATAG
- the purE gene encoding 5-(carboxyamino)imidazole ribonucleotide mutase, translating into MSTKIGIIMGSASDIPVVEKGTPTLEELGIEFEVAIASAHRTPKDVENYAKGASARGIKALVAVAGLSAALPGVVAAATTLPVIGVPVKGGAIDGMDALLSIAQMPPGVPAASVGLNAMKNACLLAARIVAASDDELTTKLEAYAAKEAQKVRDSRKKLENLPAAPAEAY; encoded by the coding sequence ATGTCCACCAAAATCGGCATCATAATGGGCTCCGCGTCCGACATCCCCGTCGTTGAAAAGGGAACGCCGACGCTCGAAGAGCTGGGAATAGAATTTGAAGTCGCAATCGCCTCGGCGCACCGCACGCCGAAAGACGTAGAAAACTACGCAAAGGGCGCCAGCGCCCGCGGCATAAAGGCGCTCGTCGCAGTCGCCGGACTCTCGGCGGCGCTCCCCGGCGTCGTAGCGGCGGCGACCACGCTGCCGGTGATAGGAGTGCCGGTAAAGGGCGGCGCGATAGACGGCATGGACGCGCTGCTTTCGATAGCGCAGATGCCGCCGGGAGTGCCGGCCGCGTCGGTAGGGCTCAACGCGATGAAAAACGCCTGCCTGCTGGCCGCGCGCATCGTCGCAGCCTCCGACGACGAATTGACAACAAAGCTGGAGGCCTACGCGGCGAAAGAAGCGCAGAAAGTCCGCGACAGCCGCAAAAAACTTGAAAATCTCCCGGCCGCGCCCGCGGAAGCATACTAA
- a CDS encoding glycosyltransferase family 2 protein yields the protein MKTISVLIPTYNEEDNVVPMCDAVREEFAKNLPHYDYEIIFIDNCSKDKTRERLELLCAGDEKVKAIFNARNFGQSRSPYYGLMQTAGDCAVRLCADFQEPVEMIHRFVEEWEKGYKIVVGIKTSSKESKVMYALRSIYYKLVKKFSDVEQIEHFTGFGLYDRAFIDVLRKLDDPAPFLRGIVAELGWKRKDIEYVQQLRKSGKSKNNLYTLYDYAMLSVTSYTKIGIRLAVFLGAIAGFFSVVIGVLYLILKLLYWDKFPAGTAPMLIGMMFLGAVQLFFIGMIGEYILTINARLMKRPLVIEEKRINF from the coding sequence ATGAAGACTATAAGCGTGCTGATACCGACATACAACGAAGAAGACAACGTCGTTCCTATGTGCGACGCGGTCAGAGAGGAATTCGCCAAAAACCTGCCGCATTATGACTACGAAATAATCTTCATAGACAACTGCTCGAAGGACAAGACCCGCGAGCGGCTGGAGCTCCTTTGCGCCGGAGACGAAAAAGTCAAGGCGATATTCAATGCGCGCAACTTCGGACAGAGCCGCTCCCCGTACTACGGATTGATGCAGACGGCGGGAGACTGCGCCGTCCGCCTCTGCGCCGATTTCCAGGAGCCTGTCGAAATGATCCATCGCTTTGTCGAAGAGTGGGAGAAGGGCTATAAAATCGTAGTTGGCATAAAAACGTCGAGCAAAGAAAGCAAAGTCATGTATGCCCTGCGATCTATTTACTACAAATTAGTGAAAAAATTTTCAGATGTCGAACAGATAGAGCACTTCACGGGCTTCGGCCTCTACGACAGGGCTTTTATCGACGTGCTGAGAAAACTTGACGATCCCGCCCCCTTTCTGCGCGGCATCGTGGCCGAGCTGGGCTGGAAGCGCAAAGACATCGAATACGTCCAGCAGCTGAGAAAGAGCGGAAAGTCAAAAAATAACCTTTACACCTTGTACGACTACGCCATGCTCAGCGTGACGAGCTATACGAAGATAGGCATCCGCCTCGCGGTGTTCCTGGGCGCGATAGCCGGCTTTTTCAGCGTAGTCATCGGCGTGCTTTATCTCATCCTCAAACTGCTTTACTGGGACAAGTTCCCAGCCGGAACAGCGCCGATGCTGATAGGCATGATGTTCCTCGGCGCCGTGCAGCTCTTCTTCATCGGCATGATCGGCGAATATATTCTCACGATCAACGCAAGGCTGATGAAGCGACCGCTCGTCATTGAGGAAAAAAGGATAAATTTCTGA
- a CDS encoding GtrA family protein, whose translation MEQAELLERALNLFHILLNDQRIRFLIVGGINTVVGYGTFAALVFCGLHYIAAHVAATVVGTACSYILNKYFTFKQYKKSFAEACRFVLVYVASFFSGIVILYVMVSVMSLNAYFAGMLNLVFTTLISWFGHKYFSFHVD comes from the coding sequence ATGGAACAGGCGGAATTGCTTGAACGTGCATTGAATTTGTTTCATATCCTACTGAATGATCAGCGTATACGCTTCCTTATCGTCGGCGGCATAAATACAGTAGTCGGCTATGGAACATTCGCCGCGCTGGTATTCTGCGGCCTCCACTACATAGCGGCGCACGTGGCGGCTACCGTTGTGGGAACGGCGTGCAGCTACATACTTAATAAATACTTTACTTTCAAGCAGTACAAAAAATCCTTCGCGGAAGCCTGCCGCTTCGTACTGGTCTACGTGGCGAGCTTCTTTTCCGGCATTGTGATCCTATACGTGATGGTCTCGGTAATGTCGCTGAACGCTTACTTCGCGGGAATGCTGAATCTCGTGTTCACTACGCTGATAAGCTGGTTCGGCCATAAATATTTCAGCTTTCATGTGGATTGA
- the purD gene encoding phosphoribosylamine--glycine ligase gives MKVMVLGGGGREHAVVHAFSKSKITSGLHCCPGNPGIAKLAECHAGDPCDPAEMTGLCKKLGIELAFVGPEAPLVAGTADALRAAGILVMGPGASGARLEGSKAFSKQFMKRHHIPTSDFDLCTNVEECEAALSKRRAPFVVKADGLAAGKGAFLPETYDEALSICRMMLEEQKLGTAGKLIVVEDYVPGMEMTVLAFTDGGCVRILPSSQDHKRALDGDRGNNTGGMGAYSPVPWVGDELTKKITDEILTPTVEGLKEDKIPFIGVIYAGIMIKPDGSLSLLEYNVRLGDPEAQVVLPAFGGDFGEVVASCAKGQLAKAEWPGAARVALGVVMASGGYPGAFEKGFEITGADEELENSFVYHAGTKTNAAGKLVTNGGRVLTVVGIADDLRTARERAYARVKKIHFDKCHYRNDIGDKTLKKK, from the coding sequence ATGAAAGTAATGGTATTGGGCGGCGGCGGCAGAGAACACGCGGTCGTCCACGCCTTTTCAAAATCGAAAATAACGAGCGGGCTGCACTGCTGCCCAGGCAACCCGGGCATCGCTAAGCTTGCGGAGTGCCACGCGGGAGACCCTTGCGATCCGGCTGAAATGACCGGACTCTGCAAAAAGCTGGGCATAGAGCTGGCCTTCGTCGGACCGGAGGCGCCGCTCGTCGCCGGCACGGCCGACGCTCTGAGAGCCGCGGGAATTCTCGTTATGGGCCCGGGCGCTTCCGGCGCGCGCCTCGAGGGAAGCAAGGCTTTCTCAAAGCAGTTCATGAAGCGCCACCACATCCCCACCTCCGACTTCGACCTCTGCACGAACGTCGAGGAGTGCGAAGCTGCGCTCTCCAAGCGCCGCGCGCCCTTCGTAGTAAAGGCCGACGGCCTTGCGGCCGGCAAGGGGGCCTTCCTTCCCGAGACGTACGACGAAGCCCTTTCCATCTGCCGCATGATGCTTGAGGAGCAGAAGCTCGGCACGGCTGGAAAGTTGATCGTCGTAGAAGATTACGTTCCCGGAATGGAAATGACCGTGCTCGCCTTCACGGACGGCGGCTGCGTGCGCATACTCCCGTCGAGCCAGGACCACAAGCGCGCGCTCGACGGCGACAGGGGAAACAACACCGGCGGCATGGGCGCCTACTCGCCGGTGCCGTGGGTCGGCGACGAGCTCACTAAAAAAATCACCGACGAAATACTCACGCCGACCGTCGAAGGACTTAAAGAAGACAAAATCCCCTTCATCGGCGTCATCTACGCCGGCATAATGATCAAGCCAGACGGCTCGCTTTCGCTGCTCGAATACAACGTGAGGCTCGGCGACCCCGAGGCTCAGGTCGTGCTTCCGGCGTTCGGCGGAGATTTCGGCGAAGTCGTCGCGTCATGCGCAAAGGGGCAGTTAGCGAAAGCCGAATGGCCCGGCGCCGCGCGAGTGGCCTTGGGCGTCGTGATGGCTTCCGGCGGCTACCCCGGCGCCTTCGAGAAAGGCTTTGAGATAACGGGCGCGGACGAAGAGCTGGAAAACAGCTTCGTCTATCACGCCGGGACAAAGACGAACGCCGCAGGAAAGCTAGTGACGAACGGCGGGCGCGTGCTGACGGTAGTCGGCATCGCGGACGATCTGCGGACGGCGAGAGAGCGCGCCTACGCGAGAGTGAAAAAAATTCACTTCGACAAGTGCCACTACAGAAACGACATTGGAGATAAAACGCTAAAAAAGAAATAA
- a CDS encoding YfhO family protein, translating to MYRIIEKYFGEADEFNMKRAFSVYSLLFLLLMSFTYLLFYSAGKGPFQFEVDGLTYFSRIAYIGRYVRSVLQNIFLNKSLSFPVYDFRIGLGDDVFIYMWVGLLNPIILFTAPFFSIEHTEKLYWLICFLHMYLSGVSFLFFCSYKKMDVLASACGAIAYVFSGFALFYFLKHFLFIVPMILLPLMFLALEKVLHGEKPVLFIAMVVLAFLINFVFACMMIIMTFICGVFRFFDIYKEKRFKHFCSILFKCSVGFLTAVMLVAPFLFPVVFKFLESPRNLDIVPSGGLLLFNKYFVFDCITYLFAPGGMWGRTSMIPVCIFALVCLFKKKGDRGLKLFILFSFLGLVSPMVGYFFNAGKYVTDRWMFILPFVLAYAFTLMFHRIAKWRDEDKKLCIIATGAYALFVLISYVFVIKRVNMYAFYASIAMLSMVLLFSLLKRYNLTYRRVLLFCMTGFFALMNIYFLYSTDYVNYLKTFGPKDRAYIVFNELSINMLDEIEIPYSYSFFRSDATNVYPLFSYNLVKQYGLTGYTSLLPPVYADSQFALENIGAWHFYRIQGFNERAALDTLASVKYFIAPRGKEALVPYGFIRIAEDENNFLSYSVFENNYFLPIGYTYSNYITQEDYKRLSALDKQETLLQTVVLEISPHGFGKSRNLKFSEVSVPCNITNMDGVEWDDGVLRINKKNAVITLSFPVIANAEMYLRIQGLNVNHERVSPNFFNVIVEYSKIKKTFFIAQNTFSQYHGRENFLVKLCTSTKSSEETCSITWPVKGTFKLDDIQVYAQPMDNYPAQINKLREDVLENIYVGNDKVSGTISLKKNKILCLSIPYSKGWHAKVDGKKTELLKANSLFMALPLEAGDHKIELEYHVPGFRLGLCFFALGAVILSGMIIHDKKKKKPMKENGALPPVQE from the coding sequence ATGTACAGGATCATCGAAAAATATTTTGGAGAGGCCGATGAATTTAACATGAAGAGGGCTTTCTCTGTCTATAGCTTATTGTTTTTGCTTCTGATGTCGTTTACTTACTTATTGTTCTATAGCGCCGGCAAAGGTCCTTTTCAATTTGAGGTCGACGGCCTTACATATTTCAGCAGGATTGCGTACATAGGCAGGTACGTGCGGTCTGTTTTACAAAACATTTTCTTAAACAAATCGTTATCTTTTCCCGTTTACGATTTTCGCATAGGCCTTGGCGACGACGTTTTCATTTATATGTGGGTAGGGTTGCTAAACCCCATTATACTCTTTACGGCGCCATTTTTCTCCATTGAGCATACGGAAAAGCTTTATTGGCTAATATGCTTTTTACACATGTATCTGTCTGGCGTGTCATTTTTGTTTTTTTGCTCATATAAAAAGATGGATGTACTTGCTTCTGCCTGTGGCGCAATTGCATATGTATTCTCTGGTTTCGCTCTTTTTTACTTTCTTAAGCATTTCCTTTTTATAGTACCGATGATATTGTTGCCGCTGATGTTCTTAGCGCTTGAGAAGGTGTTGCATGGAGAAAAGCCCGTCCTATTTATAGCAATGGTGGTTCTGGCATTCCTCATCAATTTTGTTTTTGCGTGTATGATGATAATAATGACGTTTATATGTGGGGTATTTCGTTTTTTTGATATATATAAAGAGAAGCGATTCAAACATTTTTGCTCTATTCTTTTTAAATGCTCTGTCGGCTTTCTTACCGCTGTAATGCTTGTCGCCCCATTTCTCTTCCCTGTAGTGTTTAAATTTTTGGAAAGTCCGAGAAATTTAGATATTGTACCCAGTGGAGGCCTTTTGTTATTTAATAAATACTTTGTTTTTGACTGTATCACTTATCTTTTTGCTCCTGGTGGAATGTGGGGGCGTACATCAATGATTCCGGTTTGTATTTTTGCATTAGTTTGTTTATTTAAGAAAAAAGGGGATAGGGGATTAAAGCTATTTATATTATTCTCCTTCTTGGGACTTGTTTCTCCGATGGTTGGTTACTTTTTTAATGCAGGGAAATATGTAACGGATCGGTGGATGTTTATTTTACCTTTCGTACTGGCGTATGCGTTTACTCTCATGTTCCACAGAATAGCAAAATGGCGCGATGAAGATAAAAAACTTTGCATTATAGCTACAGGGGCATATGCTCTATTTGTATTGATATCGTATGTGTTTGTAATAAAAAGAGTTAATATGTATGCTTTTTATGCCAGCATTGCGATGCTGTCTATGGTACTGTTATTTTCTCTATTAAAAAGATACAACTTAACGTATAGAAGGGTTCTCCTTTTCTGTATGACTGGTTTTTTCGCTTTGATGAATATCTACTTCTTGTATTCAACTGATTATGTTAATTATTTAAAGACATTTGGCCCTAAGGACAGAGCTTATATTGTTTTCAATGAACTATCCATCAATATGTTAGATGAAATAGAAATTCCATACTCTTATAGCTTTTTTCGGAGTGATGCAACTAACGTATATCCTCTCTTCTCTTATAATCTCGTTAAACAATATGGGCTCACCGGATACACAAGCCTTTTGCCTCCTGTATACGCCGATTCACAATTTGCCTTGGAAAATATCGGCGCGTGGCATTTTTATCGGATTCAAGGATTTAATGAAAGAGCGGCCTTAGATACGCTTGCAAGCGTAAAATACTTTATCGCTCCCAGAGGCAAAGAAGCGCTTGTCCCATACGGTTTTATAAGAATAGCAGAAGACGAAAACAATTTTCTCTCGTATTCTGTCTTTGAAAATAATTATTTCCTGCCGATCGGATATACATACTCAAACTATATAACACAAGAAGATTATAAACGTCTTTCTGCGCTTGATAAGCAGGAGACACTGCTTCAAACTGTGGTTTTAGAGATATCGCCACACGGATTTGGCAAAAGCAGGAATCTTAAGTTCTCAGAAGTAAGCGTACCATGTAATATAACAAATATGGATGGAGTGGAGTGGGATGACGGTGTTCTCAGGATTAATAAAAAAAATGCCGTTATAACGCTATCTTTCCCTGTCATAGCAAATGCGGAAATGTATTTACGGATACAGGGGTTAAATGTAAATCACGAAAGAGTCTCGCCAAACTTTTTTAATGTTATTGTTGAATACTCAAAAATCAAAAAAACCTTTTTCATTGCGCAAAATACTTTTTCGCAATATCACGGACGTGAAAATTTCCTCGTAAAACTTTGCACGTCAACAAAATCATCGGAGGAGACATGTTCAATAACCTGGCCAGTAAAAGGCACCTTTAAACTCGATGACATCCAAGTCTACGCCCAGCCAATGGACAACTACCCAGCGCAAATAAACAAGTTGCGCGAGGATGTGCTGGAAAATATTTACGTGGGCAACGATAAGGTCTCCGGCACTATAAGCCTGAAGAAAAACAAAATCCTCTGCCTCTCGATTCCCTACAGCAAAGGCTGGCACGCTAAGGTGGATGGCAAGAAAACAGAGCTCTTAAAGGCAAACTCCCTCTTCATGGCGCTGCCTCTAGAGGCGGGCGACCATAAAATAGAGCTGGAGTACCACGTTCCGGGCTTCCGTCTCGGGCTCTGCTTCTTCGCATTGGGCGCAGTTATATTGTCCGGAATGATCATTCACGACAAGAAAAAGAAAAAACCGATGAAAGAAAATGGCGCTTTGCCTCCTGTACAGGAATAG
- a CDS encoding NAD-dependent epimerase/dehydratase family protein: MIIAEDCDFIAANAPCGWQKLKDAKIFITGGTGFFGKWFLHSFCHLNERLRLNARMEILTRDPEKFLRSCPQFAQEASLSFLKGDVRDFHLQDGCDFLIHAATPSDGRLDESRPDELFSVIADGTRNVVKNAESAGVKKMLYVSSGGVYGTQPPELSHMPETYEPHPSNAYGKGKLEAEKLCFAGPVPSSSARCFALVGPYQNLDSRRFAITSFINDAINGRPISVRDGRPYRSYLYAADLMIWLWTILIEGRDKETYNVGSEEAVSIMELARAVAECVVPSAAVSASNAAYGAKTPPSRYVPDTRKAAETLNLKQLVPFAEGIRKTVEWNRRNCLNVH, translated from the coding sequence ATGATCATTGCGGAAGATTGTGATTTCATAGCGGCAAACGCCCCCTGCGGCTGGCAGAAATTAAAGGACGCGAAAATATTTATCACGGGCGGGACCGGTTTCTTTGGCAAATGGTTTCTGCACAGCTTTTGCCATTTAAACGAGAGGCTGCGTCTCAACGCAAGAATGGAGATTCTGACGCGCGATCCGGAGAAGTTTCTGCGCAGCTGCCCGCAGTTCGCGCAAGAAGCTTCCCTTTCATTCCTCAAAGGCGACGTCAGGGATTTTCATCTGCAAGACGGCTGTGATTTTCTGATACACGCCGCGACGCCGTCCGACGGCAGGCTTGACGAGTCACGGCCGGACGAGCTCTTTTCCGTAATTGCCGACGGCACGCGAAATGTCGTGAAAAACGCCGAGAGCGCGGGTGTGAAAAAAATGCTGTATGTAAGCTCGGGCGGCGTTTACGGCACGCAGCCGCCAGAGCTTTCACATATGCCGGAAACATACGAGCCTCATCCTTCTAACGCGTACGGCAAAGGAAAACTGGAAGCGGAAAAGTTGTGCTTTGCAGGCCCTGTCCCTTCGTCGTCGGCGCGCTGTTTCGCGCTTGTCGGCCCTTATCAAAATTTGGACAGCAGACGCTTTGCGATCACTTCTTTTATCAATGACGCGATAAACGGCAGGCCCATATCCGTCAGGGACGGCCGCCCGTACCGTTCGTATCTTTATGCCGCCGATCTTATGATATGGCTGTGGACGATCCTTATCGAAGGAAGGGATAAGGAAACTTATAACGTCGGCTCCGAAGAGGCGGTCTCGATAATGGAACTTGCGCGGGCCGTGGCAGAGTGCGTCGTTCCCTCCGCGGCTGTAAGCGCGTCAAACGCGGCCTACGGCGCAAAGACGCCTCCTTCAAGATATGTCCCTGACACTCGAAAAGCTGCTGAAACATTGAATTTGAAGCAGCTCGTCCCCTTCGCCGAGGGAATAAGGAAGACTGTGGAATGGAACAGGCGGAATTGCTTGAACGTGCATTGA
- a CDS encoding thiamine pyrophosphate-binding protein — MTVSEFIAEYLYSQGVDCIFEMIGGMTVRLLDAIYRHGGIKIISMHHEQAAAFAACGWAQVKGVPGVALATSGPGATNLVTGIGTAYFDSIPAVFITGQVNQNELSTGTKCRQIGFQETDIVSIAGPITKMSVQLQKAQDITTLLPDAFKTALGGRPGPVLLDVPMNLQKEEIDCSCFDFSPVEVNNPLPPAEALDGFIDKLNAELSEARRPLMLLGTGVIRSHTEKEARRFAEEKQIPAVYSWHGKGIISSECKWSVGLTGTNGNRWANRALAHCDLLIILGSRTDVRQIGANTDVFSQNKTIFHIDIDEAELNNRLKNTNTLCADLKNILPLLIERTNKSSASAEWLAGIIKDKEENPDTKELSHISGINPNAFVYKISSSENNGASGYVSGVGTNRTWVSQSLWLKEGQYYITTPCMGSMGFALPAAVGASIADAGAEIIVVAGDGGMQCNIQELEVINRLALPLKIVVMKNNALATVRQFQKEICGGRLPGSDWTFGAPDFVKVGKAYGLRSDRLERPEEMDEKIKEFLAGGGPALLEVAVDKEAGAYPKMQFGHNLDDMFPFK, encoded by the coding sequence ATGACAGTAAGCGAATTTATAGCGGAATACCTCTATTCGCAGGGGGTCGACTGCATATTTGAAATGATCGGCGGCATGACCGTCAGGCTGCTGGACGCCATATACAGACACGGCGGCATCAAAATAATTTCCATGCACCACGAGCAGGCCGCCGCGTTCGCCGCCTGCGGCTGGGCTCAGGTAAAGGGCGTGCCCGGCGTGGCGCTCGCGACCAGCGGCCCGGGCGCGACAAACCTTGTAACGGGCATCGGCACGGCCTATTTCGACTCCATCCCCGCCGTATTCATCACCGGCCAGGTCAATCAAAACGAGCTCAGCACCGGCACGAAATGCCGCCAGATAGGCTTTCAGGAGACGGACATCGTTTCCATAGCCGGGCCTATAACGAAAATGTCCGTGCAGCTGCAAAAAGCTCAGGATATAACGACTCTGCTGCCGGACGCTTTCAAAACCGCACTGGGCGGGCGCCCCGGGCCTGTGTTGCTCGACGTTCCGATGAACCTTCAGAAAGAGGAGATCGATTGCTCCTGCTTCGATTTCAGCCCGGTCGAGGTAAATAATCCGCTTCCGCCGGCGGAAGCGCTTGACGGCTTTATCGACAAGCTGAACGCCGAATTAAGCGAGGCGCGCCGCCCTCTTATGCTGCTTGGCACCGGCGTCATCCGTTCGCATACGGAAAAAGAGGCGCGGCGTTTCGCAGAAGAAAAACAAATCCCCGCCGTATATTCGTGGCACGGCAAGGGAATAATAAGCAGCGAATGCAAATGGTCTGTCGGCCTTACTGGGACCAATGGGAACAGGTGGGCTAACAGGGCTCTGGCACACTGCGACTTGCTGATAATTCTTGGCAGCAGGACTGACGTGCGTCAGATAGGCGCAAACACTGATGTTTTTTCGCAGAATAAGACCATATTCCACATAGACATAGATGAGGCAGAACTTAATAACAGGCTGAAAAATACCAACACGTTGTGCGCAGATTTAAAAAATATTTTGCCGCTGCTGATTGAACGTACAAACAAGTCGAGCGCTTCTGCCGAGTGGCTGGCAGGTATAATTAAAGACAAGGAAGAAAACCCCGACACTAAAGAGCTTTCTCATATATCCGGCATAAACCCGAACGCGTTCGTATATAAAATCAGCAGCTCAGAAAACAACGGAGCGTCAGGCTACGTCTCCGGAGTTGGGACAAACAGGACGTGGGTCTCTCAATCCCTATGGCTCAAAGAAGGCCAATATTACATAACGACCCCATGCATGGGCTCAATGGGCTTTGCGCTGCCTGCGGCGGTAGGCGCGTCCATTGCGGACGCCGGAGCTGAAATTATCGTCGTAGCGGGAGACGGCGGTATGCAGTGCAATATACAGGAGCTTGAGGTAATAAACAGGCTTGCTTTGCCTCTGAAGATAGTGGTTATGAAGAACAACGCCCTTGCGACCGTGAGGCAATTCCAAAAAGAAATATGCGGAGGGCGCCTGCCAGGCTCTGATTGGACCTTCGGCGCGCCGGATTTCGTAAAAGTCGGCAAAGCATACGGGCTAAGGTCTGATCGTTTGGAACGCCCCGAGGAAATGGATGAAAAAATAAAAGAATTCCTTGCCGGCGGCGGACCTGCGCTGTTGGAAGTAGCCGTCGACAAAGAGGCCGGGGCTTATCCCAAAATGCAGTTCGGCCATAACCTTGACGACATGTTCCCGTTTAAATAG